A DNA window from Halomicrobium mukohataei DSM 12286 contains the following coding sequences:
- a CDS encoding alkaline phosphatase family protein, with amino-acid sequence MHRIIHRPLEILREGGPRALFRKSCSKLNRQFYRNFTTGHFNSSGTSVFERDWDNLLILDACRYDIFEEVNSFRGDLETHCSLGSSSREFVRANFADRTLHDVVVVSANGWYKKISDTSGKINVDVHDLIVVDNKSVESHKSDIDTVRPDREWILPEAVTNEACDAIERYPNKRIIVHYHQPHTPYIGPTGKEYAGELPQKFDGKEELRTSHEILRRAYRENLEIVLEEVGGLYPELTGKTVISADHGDLLGERGFPIPVREYGHPSQAYREELVRVPWFNLPFDERKEIIAESPSDNRKNDLSIDEVNERLKKLGYKI; translated from the coding sequence ATGCATAGAATAATCCACCGCCCACTTGAAATCCTCCGTGAAGGCGGTCCGAGAGCACTCTTCCGGAAGTCGTGTTCGAAACTCAATAGGCAGTTTTATCGGAACTTCACTACCGGTCATTTCAATTCTTCGGGAACAAGCGTGTTCGAACGGGACTGGGACAATCTCCTAATCCTAGATGCTTGTCGGTACGACATCTTCGAAGAAGTGAACTCTTTCCGCGGTGACCTCGAGACACATTGCTCACTCGGATCATCGAGTCGTGAGTTCGTCAGGGCGAACTTCGCTGACCGGACACTCCATGACGTTGTTGTCGTATCAGCCAATGGATGGTATAAAAAAATATCCGACACCTCTGGAAAAATAAATGTTGATGTTCACGATCTGATTGTCGTAGATAACAAAAGCGTAGAGTCCCACAAGTCTGATATTGACACGGTGCGACCGGATCGTGAATGGATTCTCCCCGAAGCAGTTACAAATGAAGCCTGCGATGCCATCGAACGATATCCGAACAAACGTATTATAGTCCACTATCACCAGCCCCATACGCCGTACATCGGACCGACAGGCAAGGAGTACGCAGGGGAGCTACCGCAGAAGTTTGACGGCAAAGAGGAGTTACGGACATCCCATGAGATTCTCCGCAGAGCGTATCGAGAAAACTTAGAGATTGTTCTGGAGGAAGTCGGAGGTCTCTATCCAGAACTGACCGGGAAAACGGTCATCTCCGCAGATCACGGCGATCTACTTGGGGAACGTGGGTTTCCGATTCCTGTCCGGGAATACGGGCACCCCTCCCAGGCGTATCGTGAGGAACTCGTCCGAGTCCCCTGGTTCAACTTACCATTCGATGAGCGAAAAGAGATTATAGCGGAGTCACCATCGGATAATAGGAAAAACGATCTCTCCATTGACGAGGTCAATGAACGACTGAAGAAACTGGGATACAAGATTTGA